The proteins below come from a single Erythrobacter sp. SG61-1L genomic window:
- a CDS encoding cytochrome c produces MKNDRKFLALAAMALIAACSAKSDAGEEKPRPALPSQIEAVTFGQKSADPGERLYGKECAFCHVGRNTGTIMLQKRLPEDVPAQLHQRTDLSADYVKAVVRNGLMNMPVFSRAELSDAELEQIAAYLAKDKSK; encoded by the coding sequence ATGAAGAACGACCGCAAGTTCCTGGCCCTTGCCGCCATGGCCCTGATCGCGGCCTGCTCGGCCAAATCGGATGCCGGGGAGGAAAAGCCCAGGCCCGCCCTGCCTTCGCAGATCGAGGCCGTGACTTTCGGCCAGAAATCCGCCGATCCGGGTGAACGCCTCTATGGCAAGGAATGTGCCTTCTGCCATGTGGGCCGGAACACCGGCACGATCATGCTGCAGAAGCGCCTGCCGGAAGACGTGCCTGCCCAGCTTCACCAGCGCACGGATCTGAGCGCGGATTATGTGAAGGCCGTGGTGCGGAACGGGCTGATGAACATGCCCGTTTTCTCCCGCGCGGAACTGAGCGATGCGGAGCTGGAGCAGATCGCCGCCTATCTGGCGAAGGACAAGAGCAAGTGA
- a CDS encoding FAD-binding oxidoreductase, whose protein sequence is MQSSTLPMGVGAEGFRAALAAFRAALGADGVLDGDEDRTAYLDPYAFGDGLDHESSAILAPAEVAEVQEVVRIANRFGIPLWPVSRGKNFGYGSAAPVRRGDVILDLSRMNRVLEVDAQQANCLIEPGVSFFDLFDHLWANNIPLWMSVPGNSWGSVLGNALDRGIGYTPLGDNCEALCGLEVVMPDGELVRTGMGAVGKGATWRNYKYGYGPGWDQMFAQSNFGIVTKAGLWLQPEPEMTASVEIAFPNFDDAGWAIDILADLRRREIIQHNVVFGSPVRAASTLTQRAEWYEGEGALPEEAERAIMEKYGLGWWNAKISFFGPAYQVEGNMRQMRELFEPKLGKELKFRTWHQGEPYENSARGVPSTLGLQSVNWYGGRGGHLSFAPVMPQDGARVLDYAKRVKRIYREIGQDYYSTFTIGRRHINNVSLILYDRDDPASTGRANDLFGRLVVEAAKDGYTEYRGHIDYMDTIAKTYDFNDHALNRLNNKVKAALDPNNIIAPGRNGIGGTK, encoded by the coding sequence ATGCAATCCAGTACATTGCCGATGGGCGTTGGCGCGGAAGGCTTCCGCGCGGCTTTGGCGGCATTTCGTGCCGCGCTCGGCGCAGATGGCGTCCTGGACGGTGACGAGGATCGCACCGCCTATCTCGATCCCTATGCCTTCGGTGACGGGCTGGATCACGAATCCTCCGCGATCCTTGCCCCGGCAGAAGTGGCCGAAGTGCAGGAAGTGGTGCGCATCGCCAATCGCTTCGGCATTCCGCTCTGGCCGGTCAGCCGGGGGAAGAACTTCGGCTATGGCTCGGCAGCGCCCGTGCGCCGGGGTGACGTGATCCTCGATCTCAGCCGCATGAACCGCGTGCTGGAAGTGGACGCGCAGCAGGCCAATTGCCTGATCGAACCGGGGGTGAGCTTCTTCGACCTGTTCGATCACCTTTGGGCCAACAACATCCCGCTATGGATGTCGGTGCCCGGCAATAGCTGGGGCAGCGTGCTGGGGAACGCACTGGATCGCGGGATCGGCTACACGCCGCTGGGCGACAATTGCGAGGCCTTGTGCGGTCTGGAAGTGGTGATGCCCGATGGCGAACTGGTCCGCACCGGCATGGGTGCCGTGGGCAAGGGCGCAACCTGGCGGAACTATAAATACGGCTATGGCCCCGGCTGGGACCAGATGTTCGCGCAGTCCAATTTCGGCATCGTCACCAAGGCGGGCCTGTGGCTGCAGCCCGAACCTGAAATGACTGCCTCGGTCGAGATCGCCTTTCCCAATTTCGACGATGCAGGCTGGGCCATCGACATTCTGGCCGATCTGCGCCGCCGCGAAATCATCCAGCACAATGTCGTCTTCGGCAGCCCGGTCCGCGCTGCTTCCACGCTGACCCAGCGGGCGGAATGGTACGAAGGCGAAGGCGCCCTGCCTGAAGAGGCAGAGCGGGCGATCATGGAGAAATACGGCCTTGGCTGGTGGAACGCCAAGATCAGCTTCTTCGGCCCGGCCTATCAGGTCGAAGGCAATATGCGCCAGATGCGCGAATTGTTCGAACCGAAGCTGGGCAAGGAACTGAAGTTCCGCACCTGGCATCAGGGCGAACCCTATGAGAATTCCGCGCGCGGCGTGCCGTCCACCCTGGGGCTGCAATCGGTCAACTGGTATGGCGGGCGCGGCGGGCATCTCAGCTTCGCGCCGGTCATGCCGCAGGATGGCGCTCGCGTGCTGGACTATGCCAAGCGGGTGAAGCGCATCTATCGCGAGATCGGGCAGGATTATTATTCCACCTTCACCATCGGGCGGCGGCACATCAACAATGTCAGCCTGATCCTCTACGATCGGGACGATCCGGCCAGCACCGGGCGGGCGAACGATCTGTTCGGGCGGCTTGTCGTGGAAGCGGCGAAGGACGGTTACACCGAATATCGCGGCCATATCGATTATATGGACACTATCGCGAAGACCTATGACTTCAACGACCACGCGCTGAACCGGCTGAACAACAAGGTGAAGGCCGCGCTCGATCCCAACAACATCATCGCCCCCGGGCGCAACGGCATCGGGGGAACGAAGTGA
- a CDS encoding sulfite exporter TauE/SafE family protein yields the protein MSDALTLALLAAASFMAALVSASLSIGGGYVLFGATTLLYPLPSAIALQPALSYASLVARAVTFREAIAWRIVRPFTLGSLAGVGGGLMLYHALPERALAIGVGLMMLALTWAQLPMRHVHTQPGMAGVGVAHAVSGTVLGMGSVLQPVLLNSGIDRRALVGTFATCLLVLEAIRAGGYAVTGFAYGPFAMAIGIATIAGFAGTWCGKQLIGHISEDKFRIIMRLLVSALALRLIWTGIVGAD from the coding sequence GTGAGTGACGCCCTGACGCTGGCGCTGCTGGCGGCGGCCTCTTTCATGGCCGCGCTGGTCAGCGCCAGCCTCTCTATCGGCGGCGGTTATGTGCTGTTCGGGGCAACGACACTGCTTTACCCGCTGCCCAGCGCCATCGCCCTGCAACCGGCCCTGTCCTATGCCTCGCTGGTGGCCCGTGCGGTTACCTTCCGCGAGGCGATTGCCTGGCGGATCGTGCGGCCCTTTACGCTGGGGTCGCTGGCGGGTGTGGGCGGGGGCCTGATGCTGTATCACGCCCTGCCGGAACGGGCGCTGGCCATTGGCGTTGGGCTGATGATGCTGGCACTCACCTGGGCGCAATTGCCCATGCGCCATGTCCATACGCAGCCCGGCATGGCGGGTGTGGGCGTGGCCCATGCGGTCAGCGGGACAGTGCTGGGCATGGGATCGGTGCTGCAGCCGGTGCTGCTCAATTCCGGGATCGACCGGCGCGCACTGGTCGGCACCTTCGCGACCTGCCTGCTGGTGCTGGAAGCGATCCGGGCCGGAGGATACGCTGTGACCGGCTTTGCCTACGGCCCATTCGCCATGGCCATCGGCATCGCCACGATTGCGGGCTTTGCCGGAACCTGGTGCGGCAAGCAGCTGATCGGCCACATATCCGAGGATAAGTTCCGTATTATCATGCGTCTGCTTGTCAGCGCCCTGGCGTTGCGGTTGATCTGGACCGGCATCGTGGGGGCAGATTGA
- a CDS encoding aldehyde dehydrogenase family protein, producing MTDMAREAAFRSAREWIAGVGGHIIGGETKAITGAAVEVLNPADETVLGRVAEGTVEDVEAAVSAARACFGSREWREMLPARREELLLRFAALVEENSAQLAAIETLDNGVPWPMALMMAGKGGPSAIRYNAGWVRRLGGETAEPSVPGRWHAYTVNEPLGVAGLIVPWNAPLAIACNKVSAALAAGCTAVLKPAELAPFSCIRLIELAHEAGFPAGAINLVNGTGQSAGAALAAHPGVDKISFTGSTMTGKAIMRQAAERVTRISLELGGKSPVVVFDDADLARAVPGVAMGIFANSGQVCAAGSRLFLHDAIYDRFMEQLCAFAARLTLGPGEQEGSALGPLISAAQRDKVEGYVTGAVEAGARLAFRGEVPGGPGYFVPPTILDRVTPDMRAVREEIFGPVLCVQRFSDDEELEALAARANDSEYGLSAYAWTTDLERAQSMARLLRAGSVKINGSGMEFTLPFGGFGQSGLGRENGRHGVLAFTETKSVMLGY from the coding sequence ATGACCGACATGGCGCGTGAAGCTGCCTTCCGTTCCGCGCGCGAATGGATCGCGGGTGTGGGCGGGCACATTATCGGCGGGGAAACGAAGGCGATTACGGGCGCGGCGGTGGAGGTTCTGAACCCTGCCGACGAAACCGTGCTGGGCCGCGTGGCCGAGGGCACGGTAGAGGACGTTGAGGCTGCCGTCAGTGCCGCCAGGGCCTGTTTCGGTTCCCGTGAGTGGCGCGAGATGCTGCCTGCCCGGCGCGAGGAATTGCTGCTGCGCTTTGCCGCGCTGGTGGAGGAAAACTCCGCCCAACTGGCCGCGATCGAAACGCTGGACAATGGCGTGCCATGGCCCATGGCGCTGATGATGGCAGGCAAGGGCGGGCCTTCCGCGATCCGCTATAATGCGGGCTGGGTCCGCCGTTTGGGCGGGGAAACGGCAGAGCCTTCCGTGCCGGGCCGCTGGCATGCCTATACGGTGAACGAGCCTTTGGGTGTGGCCGGGCTGATCGTGCCGTGGAATGCACCGCTGGCCATTGCCTGCAACAAGGTTTCCGCCGCGCTGGCGGCCGGCTGTACCGCCGTGCTCAAGCCTGCTGAACTGGCGCCTTTCAGCTGCATCCGCCTGATCGAACTGGCCCATGAGGCAGGCTTCCCCGCCGGGGCGATCAATCTGGTGAACGGCACTGGCCAGTCCGCCGGGGCCGCGCTGGCCGCCCATCCCGGCGTAGACAAGATTTCCTTCACCGGATCGACCATGACCGGCAAGGCGATCATGCGGCAGGCGGCCGAAAGAGTAACGCGTATCTCGCTGGAACTGGGCGGGAAATCCCCCGTGGTGGTGTTCGACGATGCCGATCTGGCCCGTGCCGTTCCCGGTGTTGCCATGGGCATCTTCGCCAATAGCGGGCAGGTCTGCGCGGCTGGATCGCGCCTGTTCCTGCACGATGCGATCTATGACCGCTTCATGGAGCAGCTCTGCGCCTTTGCGGCAAGGCTGACCCTCGGCCCCGGCGAGCAGGAGGGCAGCGCGCTCGGCCCGCTGATTTCTGCCGCCCAGCGCGACAAGGTGGAAGGTTACGTAACCGGCGCGGTGGAAGCAGGCGCCCGCCTGGCCTTTCGCGGAGAAGTTCCCGGCGGGCCGGGTTATTTCGTGCCGCCGACGATCCTCGACCGCGTTACGCCCGATATGCGCGCCGTACGGGAGGAGATCTTCGGGCCGGTGCTGTGCGTCCAGCGCTTCTCGGATGACGAGGAACTGGAGGCGCTGGCCGCCCGCGCCAATGACAGCGAATACGGCCTGTCCGCCTATGCCTGGACGACCGATCTGGAACGGGCGCAGTCCATGGCTCGCCTGCTTCGCGCAGGATCGGTGAAGATCAATGGCTCCGGCATGGAATTCACGCTGCCCTTCGGCGGTTTCGGTCAGTCGGGCCTCGGCCGCGAGAACGGCCGCCACGGCGTGCTGGCCTTTACCGAAACCAAGTCGGTGATGCTGGGCTACTGA
- a CDS encoding GMC family oxidoreductase N-terminal domain-containing protein: MSNAEFDYIVVGAGSAGAVVASRLSEDPTCTVLLLEAGGEASHPYIRMPLGFLQALRNPRFTWQFASEPEPHLDGRVFPLPRGRVLGGSSSINGTVHFRGHPKDFDDWAQLGCTGWDYESVLPYFKRSEDFWQGASNRRGEGGPIAVRAVDNSRLMGKELRKAAASMGIAYVGDYDGETNEGLADVHVALKDGSRCGSARAYLEPIRSSRRNLTVWTDSLAAKLDIADGRARAVEFERNGQRMKVTARREIVLSGGTYNSPQLLMLSGIGDAEELRGLGIDPVHHLPGVGRNLQEHPRVANQYDARLNHSFAQELRFDRATMSFLNWYFRGKGTFTNQIAAGCLLLRSRDGLDRPDIQIMVSPVRVDANIWFPGIRKAKQDCFYSSVCLLRPRSRGQVKLRDADFRSNPKIHLNMLDDADDWRRLKDGLALSRKLFAQEPLAAHVLEETIPGPRGTMEEQIDAMRAELLGVVHHPVGTCAMGMGAEAVVDPELRVRGIQGLRVIDASVMPLLVGANTNAAAVMIGEKGADMIRAAARN; this comes from the coding sequence GTGAGCAACGCGGAATTCGATTACATCGTCGTGGGCGCGGGCAGCGCGGGGGCAGTCGTTGCCAGCAGGCTGAGCGAAGACCCCACCTGCACTGTGCTGCTGCTGGAAGCGGGCGGGGAAGCGAGCCATCCCTATATCCGCATGCCGCTGGGCTTCCTGCAGGCGCTGCGCAATCCGCGCTTCACCTGGCAATTCGCTTCCGAGCCGGAGCCGCATCTGGATGGCCGTGTGTTCCCCCTGCCGCGCGGGCGGGTGCTGGGCGGATCGTCCTCGATCAACGGGACGGTGCATTTCCGCGGGCATCCGAAGGATTTCGACGATTGGGCGCAGCTGGGCTGCACCGGCTGGGATTATGAATCCGTCCTGCCCTATTTCAAGCGGTCAGAGGATTTCTGGCAGGGCGCCAGTAATCGGCGCGGGGAGGGCGGACCGATTGCGGTGCGCGCGGTCGACAATAGCCGCCTGATGGGCAAGGAATTGCGCAAGGCCGCCGCATCCATGGGGATCGCCTATGTCGGCGATTACGATGGCGAGACGAATGAAGGCCTGGCCGATGTCCACGTTGCCCTGAAAGACGGCAGCCGTTGCGGCAGTGCGCGCGCCTATCTGGAGCCGATCCGCTCTTCACGGCGCAATTTGACGGTGTGGACCGACAGTCTGGCCGCGAAGCTGGATATTGCCGATGGCCGGGCGCGCGCGGTGGAGTTCGAACGCAACGGGCAGCGCATGAAAGTGACGGCCCGGCGCGAGATCGTGCTGAGCGGCGGCACCTATAATTCGCCGCAACTGCTGATGCTGTCGGGCATCGGCGATGCGGAGGAACTACGCGGGCTGGGGATCGATCCGGTCCATCACCTGCCGGGCGTGGGGCGCAACCTGCAGGAGCATCCGCGCGTGGCCAATCAATACGATGCGCGGCTCAATCACAGTTTCGCGCAGGAATTGCGCTTCGACCGGGCGACCATGTCCTTCCTCAACTGGTATTTCCGGGGGAAGGGCACTTTCACTAACCAGATCGCGGCGGGTTGTCTCTTGCTGCGCAGCCGTGACGGGCTGGACCGGCCGGATATCCAGATCATGGTCAGCCCGGTGCGAGTGGATGCGAATATCTGGTTTCCCGGCATTCGCAAGGCGAAGCAGGATTGCTTCTACAGCTCGGTCTGCCTGCTGCGCCCGCGCAGCCGGGGCCAAGTGAAATTGCGCGATGCCGATTTCCGCTCCAACCCCAAGATCCATCTCAATATGCTGGACGATGCGGATGACTGGCGCCGCCTGAAGGACGGGCTGGCCCTGTCCCGCAAGCTCTTCGCGCAGGAACCGCTCGCGGCCCATGTGCTGGAAGAAACGATCCCCGGCCCGCGCGGCACGATGGAAGAACAGATCGACGCCATGCGCGCGGAACTGCTCGGCGTGGTGCACCACCCGGTGGGCACCTGTGCGATGGGCATGGGCGCAGAAGCAGTGGTGGACCCGGAACTGCGCGTGCGCGGCATTCAGGGCCTGCGCGTGATCGATGCTTCGGTGATGCCGCTGCTGGTCGGCGCCAACACAAATGCCGCTGCCGTGATGATCGGCGAGAAGGGCGCGGACATGATCCGCGCCGCCGCCCGCAACTGA